ttatttttgcattctGAGACATATTAGTCCAGCAAGGGGTCATCACTGTGCATTAGTGTTGGCATCTGTCCTAGGAGCCTGATGAGCCAGTGATAATGTATTCAGGCTGAGGTTTTTGGCTGAGTGGAATTcattataataactttatttgtatagcacttatctaaacaaggttacaaagtgcttcacaaaatccatggcaaaatgaactacaataaaaggtattcaattcaatATTAAGCGCCAAATCGTATTATATGGCCTTGATCCTGAGTTGAGGATGTGTTTGATGTTGGTCTCAGAATGGATCCAGAAATGCCTTTCTGTCCTAATCATTTGAATCCATGAAATCCATTCAGGAATCAGTGGTTTGTTCCAGCTGAGGAATGTATGGCCATATATGTCTTTACAGTGTCCCGCCAAAGCCCACAAGAATTCAAAGCTTTGAGAACAAGAACAAGGGGATGTGTTATTATGGTCCAGAGACTGGTCTAAATGACACCAGTCACGTTAACATCAATGGGCAGAGGGACGAGCTGAGCCTCTGGTATAGCAATCAAATGTGATTCTGCTgacctgaaaatgaaaacaagaacaaagtcATAAGAGTTTACAACAGCAGTAATATCCACTGTAAGTCACTGTAAGTGCTGTCGCTGCCCACCTGATGATCTGTCCCTCAAAGCCGAGGgctgtgatgaagatgttgatgAGGACCGTGAAGAAGACAAAGACTGTTGCTGCGTTGTTCATCCGGTTCAACTTGGCATGTTTCCTCACGTCGTTCAGATCATACTTTACTGCTGacacagagcaaaaacaaaattagCTACGGAAAAAGATGATGAGCAAAAAGGATGGGAAGaggtgggggaaaaaagtggTACAGGAGCCAGAGAGGTTTTATTTATACAAAGTCTGATGTTAGATTTCGGAGGAGAATTGTTTTTTGAATCAGTTAGAGATGATAAATATGATTATGttgcatacatttaaaaaaagaatcctgaCACTACTGATATACACATctagacaaaaataaaagtttaatatGTGCACTACTGGTCAAAATTGTAGAACTCTTTAATTTGTCCACTTGTTACTGAAATGTATGATATGTCAGTCTTCTCCCAGAAACTAAGgcaaaaaactaatatataacattttaaaataataatcttgGATCATTGAATCATTGAACCTTGAATCAGTTTTTTTGACTCATCCAGCACcctaacacacagacattaaagTTCAGTAAAATTGTGACTgagactgtgctgctcttcatGTTCTTCTTCAAATGTTTTGATACAATATGTTGTTGCAGGATGAACCTCTGATCAACCACTTTGTCTTCTTTTGttgcttctctttttctcaccaGTTCAATGGTCAATATACAGAACTATTTCCTGCAGTATAGTATTGTCCTAACAATGCATCAGAGGGTTTAGCAAAACAGTTTGTTCCAGTTAGTGTTCACACAGAGGTTTTAGTAGTCATCAGCACCTGTAGGACTTGTTTTCAATTTCAAGGTGACAATTTTTGTTTTACCTTGGCCAGTTTACCGCATATATTTGTACCATTTAAGGTGGAGTTGAGTGTTCCATTTGACAAAGAAAACTGTGATAAGgtcttaaaggaatagtttagGAAATACATGCATTAATATAACTACAGTTAAGCCTGTTAGCTTCgcttaaagttgcagtgtgtagaatttagtgacataaagtggttAAGTTGCATGTTGCggctgaacacccctcacctcgTCCTcgccttccaaacatgaaagagaacctgtgctAACCTttagttttcataaaaactcaaagggtgtttagtttgtccagtctgggctactacaagaaacatggcggcctccatagagatGCCCCCCCGGGGGAAGCGTTTTTTAAAGTGCTAGAAAGATTAAGGAAGAATAATAACATGCAGAACATCTGAGTCACTTGCCAATAAAGACGAGCAGCAGCCCCACTGCGACTTGTAGCGTGATAGATAtagacagcaggacaatgagaGGGAGGTAGAAGCGGTACTGAGCCCCAACATAGAGAA
The sequence above is drawn from the Hippoglossus hippoglossus isolate fHipHip1 chromosome 7, fHipHip1.pri, whole genome shotgun sequence genome and encodes:
- the si:dkey-93l1.9 gene encoding ninjurin-1 isoform X2; amino-acid sequence: MDRLNRQDIPLSKVDDVEALTGRSGKVYRSINLNHYATKKTAAQSMLDVALLMANSSQLKTVLYVGAQYRFYLPLIVLLSISITLQVAVGLLLVFIVKYDLNDVRKHAKLNRMNNAATVFVFFTVLINIFITALGFEGQIIRSAESHLIAIPEAQLVPLPIDVNVTGVI
- the si:dkey-93l1.9 gene encoding ninjurin-1 isoform X1: MDRLNRQDIPLSKVDDVEALTGRSGKVYRSINLNHYATKKTAAQSMLDVALLMANSSQLKTVLYVGAQYRFYLPLIVLLSISITLQVAVGLLLVFIAVKYDLNDVRKHAKLNRMNNAATVFVFFTVLINIFITALGFEGQIIRSAESHLIAIPEAQLVPLPIDVNVTGVI